The following proteins come from a genomic window of Amphiura filiformis chromosome 16, Afil_fr2py, whole genome shotgun sequence:
- the LOC140136310 gene encoding squalene monooxygenase-like produces MAMTPSVNSTTVAGVVGIVSVIALLKYIMTSRRGIHVPTLPKINPPPKFSDSDADIIVIGGGFTGATFAARCGMDGRKVVMIEKNLGIDDTFRGEGLLPAGVNTLETLGMKDILDDVDGNFIKEYAFYDMRLGGKPAVVTLPEPGMLVMRHSSLVGALRKKALSQQSVTVIEGVGKELLKENGRVVGVKYRRKGQDNMEEMRAPLVVVSDGHYPHLSSEFQTTYKPTSKSCCLALMLKDHEFGEGFGKHSLEFVVGTLHAQWNVFYINKREIRSMIYVNGPTPSDLNNFVEEKVAPFAPDHMKESYLRSAKSVSRVQSVRTKSMAANVDSTPGVLVLGDAFNNRHPINACGMTVALKDVCYWWNALSNVKDLTDDKAIYEQKLRFHKERLDWAYALNVMAELSTRLFSLNDESIIKMQQFMIKSLRSVPEEERSKPNDVSGLFGGTITDPKAVNNMLDGTLQGTIQEIYDTQPYLYAVWEAMKVRRKWNAMMKEIMEPYA; encoded by the exons ATGGCGATGACCCCATCAGTAAATTCTACCACAGTAGCTGGTGTTGTTGGTATTGTCAGTGTAATAGCGTTGCTCAAATACATCATGACGTCACGTAGAGGCATACATGTGCCAACATTGCCGAag ATTAATCCCCCGCCTAAATTCAGCGACTCGGATGCCGACATAATAGTCATTGGTGGTGGTTTTACAGGGGCGACTTTTGCCGCCCGATGTGGTATGGACGGCAGAAAAGTTGTGATGATTGAGAAGAATTTGGGAATAGATGACACATTCCGTGGAGAAGGTCTACTGCCCGCTGGTGTTAATACTCTAGAAACACTTGGAATGAAAG ATATTTTAGATGACGTGGATGGAAACTTTATAAAAGAATATGCTTTTTATGACATGCGACTTGGTGGTAAACCAGCCGTTGTGACACTTCCGGAACCAGGCATGTTGGTTATGCGTCACAGCTCACTGGTTGGTGCCCTCAGAAAGAAAGCTTTGTCTCAGCAATC AGTGACAGTAATAGAAGGTGTTGGGAAGGAACTTCTGAAAGAAAACGGACGTGTGGTCGGTGTCAAGTATCGACGAAAAGGACAGGATAATATGGAG GAGATGAGAGCCCCATTGGTTGTAGTTAGTGATGGGCACTACCCTCATCTGTCAAGTGAATTTCAAACCACTTACAAACCAACCAGCAAATCATGCTGCTTGGCTCTCATGCTCAAGGATCATGAATTTGGCGAAGGATTTGGAAAGCACAGCCTTGAATTTGTCGTTGGAACTCTTCACGCGCAATGGAATGTATTTTATATAAACAAACGTGAGATTCGGTCAATGATCTACGTGAATGGACCTACACCATCAGATTTGAATAACTTTGTTGAGGAGAAGGTAGCACCATTTGCTCCAG ATCACATGAAAGAATCCTACCTTAGAAGCGCCAAGTCTGTTTCAAGAGTTCAGTCTGTACGAACAAAAAGCATGGCGGCAAATGTGGACAGTACTCCTGGGGTTCTAGTGCTGGGCGATGCGTTTAACAACCGACATCCTATAAATGCGTGTGGAATGACAGTAGCACTCAAAGACGTGTGTTATTGGTGGAATGCACTGTCTAATGTCAAAGATCTCA CCGATGATAAAGCTATCTACGAACAAAAGCTTCGCTTCCACAAGGAACGACTAGATTGGGCGTATGCTCTAAATGTTATGGCTGAGTTATCTACTCGTCTTTTCAGTCTTAATGATG AAAGCATAATAAAGATGCAACAGTTCATGATCAAAAGTTTGCGAAGCGTACCGGAGGAAGAGAGATCCAAACCGAATGACGTATCTGGCTTATTTGGAGG GACTATAACCGATCCAAAGGCCGTGAATAATATGCTTGATGGAACACTTCAGGGTACTATTCAAGAGATCTACGACACGCAGCCATATCTATATGCTGTGTGGGAAGCTATGAAAGTTCGGAGAAAGTGGAACGCTATGATGAAAGAGATCATGGAACCTTATGCCTAA